From a region of the Paraburkholderia hospita genome:
- the fumC gene encoding class II fumarate hydratase encodes MTEDVRMERDTFGEIAVPNAKLWGAQTQRSLQNFKISTEKQSPELVTALAIIKRAAAEVNLSLGVLDATKAKAIMAAADEIIEGKHPDEFPLAVWQTGSGTQTNMNLNEVIANRASELMGGERGEARLVHPNDDVNRGQSSNDVFPTAMHVAAAVGIVKHLQPALKALRETLDKKSKAFADIVKIGRTHLQDATPLTLGQEFSGYVAQLDHGAKHVESALAHLYELAQGGTAVGTGLNAHPKFADDVAAAIGRLTGLPFVSAPNKFEVMAAADALVFAHGALKTLAASMMKIANDVRWLASGPRCGLGELSIPENEPGSSIMPGKVNPTQSEAVTMLCCQVFGNDVAVNIGGASGNFELNVFRPMIAHNVLQSVRLLADGMHSFNDNCAVGIEPNRERVDQLLNESLMLVTALNPHIGYDKAAKIAKKAHKEGTTLKASALALGYVTEQQFDEWVRPHDMVGNAKP; translated from the coding sequence ATGACCGAAGATGTACGCATGGAACGCGATACGTTCGGCGAAATCGCCGTGCCGAACGCGAAATTGTGGGGAGCGCAAACGCAGCGTTCGCTGCAGAACTTCAAGATCTCGACGGAAAAGCAGTCGCCCGAACTGGTCACCGCACTCGCGATCATCAAGCGCGCCGCCGCCGAAGTGAACCTGAGCCTCGGCGTGCTCGACGCGACCAAGGCGAAGGCGATCATGGCCGCCGCCGACGAGATCATCGAAGGCAAGCATCCTGACGAATTTCCGCTCGCGGTCTGGCAGACGGGCTCCGGCACGCAGACCAACATGAACCTCAACGAGGTGATCGCCAACCGTGCGAGCGAGCTGATGGGCGGCGAGCGCGGCGAAGCGCGCCTCGTGCATCCGAACGACGATGTGAATCGCGGGCAATCGTCGAACGACGTGTTCCCGACGGCCATGCACGTGGCGGCTGCCGTTGGCATCGTCAAGCATCTGCAGCCGGCGCTGAAGGCGCTGCGCGAGACGCTCGATAAAAAGTCGAAGGCATTCGCCGATATCGTGAAGATCGGCCGCACGCACTTGCAGGACGCGACGCCGCTCACGCTCGGCCAGGAATTCTCCGGGTATGTCGCGCAGCTCGATCACGGCGCGAAGCATGTCGAATCGGCGCTGGCGCATCTGTATGAACTGGCGCAAGGCGGCACAGCCGTCGGCACGGGGCTCAACGCGCATCCGAAGTTCGCCGACGACGTGGCGGCCGCGATCGGCCGTCTGACGGGCCTGCCCTTCGTGTCGGCGCCGAACAAGTTCGAGGTGATGGCAGCCGCCGACGCGCTGGTGTTCGCGCACGGCGCGTTGAAGACGCTCGCGGCGAGCATGATGAAGATCGCCAACGACGTCCGCTGGCTGGCGAGCGGTCCGCGCTGCGGCCTCGGCGAGCTGTCGATTCCCGAAAACGAGCCGGGCAGCTCGATCATGCCGGGCAAGGTGAACCCGACGCAATCCGAAGCGGTGACGATGCTGTGCTGTCAGGTATTCGGCAACGACGTGGCCGTCAACATCGGTGGCGCGAGCGGCAACTTCGAATTGAACGTGTTCCGGCCGATGATCGCGCACAACGTGCTGCAGTCGGTGCGCCTGCTTGCCGACGGCATGCACAGCTTCAACGACAACTGCGCAGTCGGCATCGAGCCGAACCGCGAGCGCGTCGATCAACTGCTCAATGAATCCTTGATGCTCGTGACGGCGCTCAATCCGCACATCGGCTATGACAAGGCCGCGAAGATCGCCAAGAAGGCGCACAAGGAAGGCACGACGCTGAAGGCCTCGGCGCTGGCGCTCGGCTATGTGACGGAACAGCAGTTCGACGAATGGGTGCGTCCGCACGACATGGTCGGCAACGCGAAGCCCTAA
- a CDS encoding RNA-binding S4 domain-containing protein: MPNLDFTLTGDYVELHNLLKITGLADSGGSAKVIVASGAVTVDGQVETRKTCKIRAGQVVLLGDTRIAVHEG, encoded by the coding sequence ATGCCCAACCTCGATTTCACCCTGACCGGCGACTACGTCGAACTCCACAATCTGCTGAAGATTACGGGCCTTGCGGACAGCGGAGGATCGGCGAAAGTGATCGTTGCGTCGGGCGCCGTGACCGTCGACGGCCAGGTCGAAACGCGTAAAACGTGCAAAATTCGCGCGGGCCAGGTCGTGCTGCTCGGCGACACGCGGATCGCCGTCCACGAAGGCTGA
- a CDS encoding MATE family efflux transporter — translation MNPTGMSRALSGPPTLSRHAADTARLAAPLAIAQLSQMAMSVTDTVLLGSLGPDALAAGGLGANLFFVVVTLLQGVLTSVSVSVSHARGAQAEERVPHIYWTGFLLSLLLAVPAFVLLSFAAPIMMAFGEPALLAHNVGEYCAALRWGAPASLIGIGLMRSFLPAIGAARRLLWVSIGGVFVNGFLNYGLIHGAYGLPRIGFLGSAVATTITVWLTALMLMGLLHLRPRFRHFVTATRPNVPLMGELFGIGWPVAITYGVESMLFLATGLMVGLLGESQLAAHQIALNVASVAFMVPLAIGQAANVRVGFWSGAGQPLAARHAGFVALGLGVGFMCLSGLFLITAPRFIVGLYLHLDDPANAPTVALASSLLGVAAIFQIVDGMQTVGSGCLRGLKDTRVPMIAAAFGYWGIGFPTGYTLAFHFGLGARGLWWGLAAGLASVAVLMTLRFHRKSLRIVDSGAAA, via the coding sequence ATGAATCCAACCGGAATGTCCCGCGCGCTCAGCGGGCCGCCCACTCTTTCGCGTCACGCCGCCGACACGGCGCGTCTCGCCGCCCCGCTTGCCATCGCACAGCTGTCGCAGATGGCGATGAGCGTCACCGACACCGTGCTGCTCGGCTCGCTCGGCCCCGACGCGCTCGCGGCGGGCGGCCTCGGCGCGAACCTGTTCTTCGTCGTCGTGACGCTGTTGCAAGGCGTGTTGACGTCCGTCAGCGTGAGCGTGTCGCATGCGCGCGGCGCACAGGCCGAAGAACGCGTGCCGCATATCTACTGGACGGGCTTTTTGCTGTCGTTGTTGCTGGCCGTGCCGGCGTTCGTGCTGCTGTCGTTCGCGGCGCCCATCATGATGGCGTTCGGCGAGCCGGCGCTGCTCGCGCACAACGTCGGCGAATACTGCGCGGCACTGCGCTGGGGCGCGCCTGCCAGCCTGATCGGGATTGGCCTGATGCGCTCGTTCCTGCCGGCGATCGGCGCAGCGCGACGGCTGCTGTGGGTGTCGATTGGCGGCGTGTTCGTCAATGGGTTCCTGAACTATGGGTTGATCCATGGCGCGTACGGCTTGCCGCGAATCGGGTTCCTCGGGTCGGCGGTTGCGACGACTATCACCGTCTGGCTCACGGCGCTCATGCTGATGGGTCTTTTGCATCTGCGGCCGCGCTTCCGGCATTTCGTCACGGCCACGCGGCCGAACGTGCCGCTGATGGGCGAGTTGTTCGGTATCGGCTGGCCGGTGGCGATCACGTATGGCGTCGAATCGATGTTGTTTCTTGCCACGGGGCTGATGGTTGGGCTGCTTGGCGAATCGCAGCTGGCGGCGCATCAGATCGCGTTGAATGTGGCATCGGTGGCGTTTATGGTGCCGCTTGCGATTGGTCAGGCGGCGAACGTGCGCGTCGGGTTCTGGTCAGGTGCGGGGCAGCCGCTGGCCGCGCGGCATGCGGGGTTTGTCGCGCTTGGGCTGGGGGTCGGGTTTATGTGTCTGTCGGGGCTGTTTTTGATCACGGCGCCGCGTTTCATTGTCGGGCTGTATTTGCATCTCGATGATCCTGCTAATGCGCCTACTGTGGCGCTGGCCAGTTCGTTGCTGGGCGTGGCGGCGATTTTTCAGATCGTTGATGGGATGCAGACGGTTGGGTCTGGGTGTTTGCGTGGGCTGAAGGACACGCGGGTTCCGATGATTGCGGCTGCGTTCGGGTATTGGGGGATTGGGTTTCCGACTGGTTATACGCTCGCGTTTCATTTTGGGCTCGGAGCGCGGGGGTTATGGTGGGGGCTCGCTGCTGGGCTTGCGAGTGTCGCGGTGTTGATGACGTTACGGTTTCATCGCAAGAGTTTGCGGATTGTGGATAGCGGCGCCGCCGCGTGA
- a CDS encoding GlxA family transcriptional regulator, whose translation MSHASHETLDAPAPQVRHIVFAVAPELVLLDACGPLEAFHRAELTVRDARRVSRASGERVSPVAYRTTVASIDGGVLDTFPGLPVVTQRLDALDDEPIDTLIVPGIPVDDPRTLQPALIDWIARRAPHVRRVCSVCTGAFYLAAAGVLDGRRATTHWRDAHRLAERFPRVHVDAEPIFIREPMNGVGMEDDSRAVWTSAGVTAGIDLALALIQEDYGHPVAMQVARRLVVFVKRPGGQSQFSAALAAQASAGGAFDGLHGWMASNLNGDLSVERLAEEASMSPRTFARRYVDEVGRTPAKTVSAMRLEAASRALAESRRPLKRIALDCGFGSEQNLRRAFIRSFGVLPLDYRERFASALR comes from the coding sequence ATGTCGCACGCTTCCCACGAAACCCTCGACGCGCCCGCGCCGCAGGTTCGCCACATCGTCTTCGCCGTCGCGCCTGAACTCGTGCTGCTCGACGCATGCGGCCCGCTCGAAGCGTTTCATCGTGCCGAGCTTACCGTGCGAGACGCGCGCCGCGTGTCGCGGGCATCTGGCGAACGTGTTTCACCCGTTGCGTATCGAACGACGGTAGCGTCGATCGACGGCGGCGTGCTCGACACGTTTCCCGGCCTGCCCGTCGTCACGCAGCGTCTCGATGCACTCGACGACGAGCCGATCGACACGCTGATCGTCCCCGGCATCCCCGTCGACGATCCGCGCACGCTGCAGCCCGCGCTGATCGACTGGATCGCGCGGCGCGCGCCGCACGTGCGGCGCGTCTGTTCGGTGTGCACGGGCGCGTTTTATCTGGCGGCGGCGGGCGTGCTCGACGGACGCCGCGCGACGACGCACTGGCGCGACGCGCACCGCCTTGCCGAGCGTTTCCCGCGCGTGCATGTGGATGCCGAGCCGATCTTTATCCGCGAGCCCATGAACGGCGTCGGTATGGAGGACGATTCACGCGCCGTTTGGACGTCGGCGGGCGTGACGGCGGGTATCGATCTCGCGCTGGCGCTGATCCAGGAGGATTACGGGCATCCCGTCGCGATGCAGGTCGCGCGGCGCCTCGTCGTGTTCGTCAAGCGCCCCGGCGGTCAGTCGCAATTCAGCGCGGCGCTCGCGGCGCAGGCATCGGCGGGCGGCGCGTTCGACGGCCTGCACGGCTGGATGGCGTCGAACCTGAACGGCGACCTGTCCGTCGAGCGGCTTGCCGAAGAAGCGAGCATGAGTCCGCGCACGTTCGCGCGCCGCTACGTCGACGAAGTGGGCCGCACACCCGCGAAGACCGTGTCGGCGATGCGGCTGGAAGCGGCGTCGCGGGCGCTGGCCGAATCGCGCCGCCCGTTGAAGCGGATCGCGCTCGATTGCGGCTTCGGCAGCGAGCAGAACTTGCGGCGCGCGTTCATACGCAGCTTTGGCGTGTTGCCGCTGGATTATCGCGAGCGCTTTGCGTCCGCGCTGCGCTGA
- a CDS encoding phospholipase D family protein — protein sequence MSAHKRNGATASQHQHEQRSTRISRHAPGPMLMRAFALIVSAMLLAACATRPPATAFDRPVTHALPATDTTPLATALAAPERAHPGQSGFRVLSDGTEALQMRIALARAATKTLDMQYYIAEEDTTGKLLLAAALYAADHGVRVRMLVDDLNFKDIDRVMAALNSHDKIEIRVFNPFGSSETSFYQRGQNFFTKIGAFTRRMHNKAMIADNQIAIVGGRNLGDEYFSASPTLQFRDIDVLAAGPITSDISGSFDAYWNDSNAYPLRALNKQKFDPHELDDMRDELRAHWRKNADPYNAKPLNATPLAAQIAKDGLGLVWASAEFKVDSPEKMKLPADQYQSPPMQRLIELMHDAQQEFLITSPYFVPHQAGVDALGQLVQRGVAVKVLTNSLAATDAVAVQAGYSPYRVPLLERGVQLYEFKPTPGDAAPRAGLFGSQSKASLHAKTYVIDRKTLVIGSMNLDPRSAHLNTELALVIHSPPLADQVARLFDQATAPAVSYHVTLATPSELAVLRYSATPQAKLVWTDEENGQLRHYNLDPGAGFYRNALTGLFLLLPVDEQL from the coding sequence GTGTCGGCTCATAAGAGGAACGGCGCCACCGCATCGCAGCATCAGCATGAACAACGCAGCACCCGCATCTCGCGTCACGCGCCAGGCCCAATGTTGATGCGCGCGTTCGCGCTCATCGTGTCGGCGATGCTGCTGGCAGCATGCGCGACACGCCCGCCCGCCACCGCGTTCGACCGCCCCGTCACGCACGCGCTACCCGCCACCGACACCACGCCACTCGCCACCGCGCTCGCCGCGCCCGAGCGCGCGCATCCGGGTCAGTCGGGCTTTCGCGTGCTGTCCGACGGCACGGAAGCGCTGCAGATGCGCATCGCGCTCGCGCGCGCGGCGACGAAGACGCTCGACATGCAGTACTACATCGCCGAGGAGGACACGACAGGCAAGCTGCTGCTAGCGGCCGCTCTCTACGCGGCGGATCACGGCGTGCGCGTGCGCATGCTGGTCGACGACCTGAACTTCAAGGACATCGACCGCGTGATGGCCGCGCTGAACTCGCACGACAAGATCGAGATCCGCGTATTCAACCCGTTCGGCAGCTCGGAAACGAGCTTCTATCAGCGCGGCCAGAACTTCTTCACGAAGATCGGCGCGTTCACGCGGCGCATGCACAACAAGGCAATGATCGCGGACAACCAGATCGCGATCGTCGGCGGCCGCAATCTCGGCGACGAATACTTCAGCGCAAGCCCGACGCTGCAGTTCCGCGATATTGATGTGCTCGCGGCAGGCCCGATCACTTCCGACATTTCCGGAAGCTTCGACGCGTACTGGAACGACAGCAACGCGTACCCTTTACGTGCACTCAACAAGCAGAAGTTCGATCCGCACGAACTCGACGACATGCGCGACGAACTGCGCGCGCACTGGCGCAAGAACGCCGATCCATACAACGCGAAGCCGCTGAACGCGACGCCGCTCGCCGCGCAGATCGCGAAAGATGGACTGGGACTCGTATGGGCGAGCGCCGAATTCAAGGTCGATTCGCCCGAAAAAATGAAGCTGCCCGCCGATCAGTACCAGAGCCCACCGATGCAGCGGCTCATCGAACTGATGCACGACGCACAGCAGGAATTCCTCATCACGTCGCCGTATTTCGTGCCGCACCAGGCGGGCGTCGATGCGCTCGGCCAGCTCGTGCAGCGCGGCGTGGCCGTCAAGGTGCTGACCAATTCGCTCGCCGCGACGGACGCCGTCGCCGTGCAGGCGGGCTACAGCCCGTACCGCGTGCCGCTGCTCGAGCGCGGCGTGCAACTCTACGAGTTCAAGCCCACACCCGGCGACGCGGCGCCGAGAGCTGGCCTGTTCGGCTCGCAATCGAAAGCGAGCTTGCACGCGAAAACCTATGTGATCGACCGCAAGACGCTCGTGATCGGTTCGATGAATCTCGATCCGCGCTCGGCGCATCTGAACACGGAGCTTGCGCTCGTGATCCACAGCCCGCCGCTCGCCGACCAGGTAGCCAGACTGTTCGACCAGGCTACAGCCCCCGCCGTCAGCTACCACGTGACGCTCGCAACGCCGTCCGAGCTGGCCGTGCTGCGCTACTCGGCGACGCCGCAGGCGAAGCTCGTCTGGACCGACGAGGAAAACGGCCAGCTTCGCCACTACAACCTCGATCCCGGCGCGGGCTTTTACCGTAACGCGCTGACGGGTCTATTCTTGTTGCTGCCAGTCGACGAGCAGTTATAA
- a CDS encoding acyl-CoA thioesterase, with product MSTPTAAPLDRSETTFRFLAEPTSVNFGGKVHGGALMKWIDETAYACAAVWSSRYCVTVSVGNIRFRRPIHVGNLVELRARVVATGRTSMHIHVSVYAGDPKGGELLQTTDCLVVMVAVNENGSPVPVPSFEPQTEEHKALAKYAMDVKAALDAIVDLKPEEVAQGKV from the coding sequence ATGAGCACGCCAACCGCTGCGCCGCTGGATCGTTCAGAAACCACGTTCCGCTTCCTCGCCGAACCGACTTCGGTCAACTTTGGCGGCAAGGTGCACGGCGGCGCGCTGATGAAATGGATCGACGAAACCGCGTACGCGTGCGCGGCCGTCTGGTCGAGCCGCTATTGCGTGACGGTCAGCGTCGGCAATATCCGCTTTCGCCGGCCGATTCACGTCGGCAATCTGGTCGAACTGCGCGCGCGCGTCGTCGCGACGGGGCGCACCAGCATGCACATCCATGTGTCCGTCTATGCCGGCGATCCGAAAGGCGGCGAACTGCTGCAAACCACCGACTGCCTCGTCGTGATGGTCGCCGTCAACGAGAACGGCAGCCCCGTGCCCGTGCCGTCGTTCGAGCCGCAAACAGAAGAACACAAGGCGCTCGCGAAGTACGCGATGGACGTGAAGGCCGCACTCGATGCGATCGTCGACCTGAAGCCCGAGGAAGTGGCGCAGGGCAAGGTGTAA